Proteins encoded in a region of the Stieleria neptunia genome:
- a CDS encoding ABC transporter ATP-binding protein has translation MNASKAQGSQTSVFHAVDITKIYQMGEVEVHALRGVSLELYEGEFVVLLGASGSGKSTLLNILGGLDSPTSGTVHYLDHELTASDGSQLTQYRRDNVGFVFQFYNLIPSLTARENVELITEIAASPMEAMEALDLVGLKPRADHFPAQLSGGEQQRVAIARAIAKNPRVLLCDEPTGALDVQTGVVVLQAIGQINRQLGTTTAVITHNAEIAKMADRVILLSDGHIAGIETNSTKIAAQDLRW, from the coding sequence ATGAACGCATCGAAGGCCCAGGGCAGTCAAACCAGCGTGTTTCACGCCGTCGACATCACCAAGATCTATCAGATGGGCGAAGTGGAAGTGCACGCGCTGCGCGGGGTCAGCTTGGAACTTTACGAAGGCGAGTTCGTCGTGCTGTTGGGGGCATCGGGCAGCGGCAAGTCGACGTTGCTGAACATCTTGGGCGGATTGGACTCGCCCACGTCCGGTACGGTTCACTACCTGGATCACGAATTGACCGCCAGCGATGGCTCCCAGCTGACACAGTACCGCCGCGACAACGTCGGATTTGTGTTCCAGTTTTACAATCTGATCCCCAGTTTGACCGCTCGTGAAAACGTTGAATTGATCACCGAGATCGCCGCTTCACCGATGGAGGCGATGGAGGCGTTGGATCTGGTCGGGCTTAAGCCTCGCGCCGACCACTTTCCCGCTCAGCTTTCCGGGGGCGAACAACAGCGCGTCGCGATTGCCCGGGCGATCGCAAAGAACCCGAGAGTGTTGCTGTGTGACGAACCGACAGGCGCGTTGGACGTGCAAACGGGCGTCGTCGTGTTGCAAGCGATCGGGCAGATCAATCGACAATTGGGGACGACGACCGCGGTGATTACCCACAATGCGGAGATCGCCAAAATGGCCGACCGGGTGATCCTGTTGTCGGACGGTCACATCGCCGGGATCGAGACCAACTCGACCAAGATCGCGGCTCAAGACCTGAGGTGGTGA
- a CDS encoding c-type cytochrome, translated as MIKSFKTALCVLMLSALVGCAPDPKSGWGFTLPEGDAERGKATFVALQCNACHTVDGVELDADVSEDVTTVALGGKKGYVVTYGDLVTSIINPSHRFALGYQSDEIQEGEVSKMRSYNDEMTVTQLADLVTFLQQHYQVEIYVPTPFVPYY; from the coding sequence ATGATCAAGTCATTCAAAACTGCGTTGTGCGTGCTTATGTTGTCGGCGCTGGTGGGATGCGCGCCGGATCCCAAGTCTGGCTGGGGGTTTACGCTGCCCGAAGGTGATGCCGAGCGCGGAAAAGCCACGTTTGTGGCGTTGCAATGCAACGCGTGTCATACCGTCGACGGGGTGGAGTTGGACGCCGACGTTTCGGAAGACGTCACGACGGTCGCGTTGGGCGGCAAAAAAGGATACGTGGTGACTTACGGAGACCTCGTGACCTCCATCATCAACCCGTCGCACCGATTCGCACTCGGTTACCAATCCGACGAGATTCAAGAGGGCGAGGTTTCCAAGATGCGGTCGTACAACGACGAAATGACGGTGACGCAGTTAGCGGATCTGGTCACGTTCTTGCAGCAGCATTACCAAGTGGAAATCTACGTGCCGACGCCGTTCGTGCCGTATTATTAA